ATTTACAACTCCACTGATGTAGAGTGCATTTCCATGCTTAGGATGAAGAGAGCCCCTTTTTTTGCTTTATGCAcgacctttagagagaggggactgGTAACTGATAGGGAGGGGGTGTCAGTAGAGGAGCAAGTTGCGATGTTCTTGCATGTTGTTGGTCACAACCAAAGGTTCAGAGTTGTGCACCAGGCCTTTAGGAGGTCCATTCAGACAGTACACAAGCACTTTCATCAGGTTTTGTATGCTGTTGGAGAGCTTAGGAAGGAACTTATCAAGGCACCTAGCCCTACCACTCACCCAAAGATCACTGGAAGCTATAGATGGAATCCATATTTAAAGGTATTTGCCTACCTTGGGTTCATTAGTTGTTCATATTCACATGTTCATTTATCTTACATATATGGTTTTTAGGACTGCATTGGTGCCATTGATGGCACCCATGTGCTGGCAAGGGTGCCTAGACACATGCAGCAAGCTTTCAGGGGTAGGAAAACTAACCCGACACAAAATGTGATGGTTGCTGTGGACTTTGACCTCAAGTTCACATACGTTCTAGCTGGCTGGGAGGGGTCTGCCCATGATGCACTTATCCTGGCTGATGCCATTGAGAGGGATGATGGGTTCACTGTCCCACAAGGTAATTGCACTACCAAGTTCACATTGTAGGTAAATTCTACAATGTCACACAAGCTCACAGTAGATTTCACATTGTAGGTAAATTCTACTTGGTAGATGCGGGGTATGCATGCCGCACTGGCTTTCTACCCCCCTTCAGGGGGGTTAGGTACCATTTGAGTGAGTTTGGGAGCAGAAATCGACCTACCAATGCAAGAGAACTGTTCAACCTGAGACACTCATCACTTAGAGTAACTGTGGAGAGGGCTATAGGTGCATTGAAGAACAGGTTTCGTATCTTGGACAACAAGCCCTTTCACAAGTATAAGACACAAGTCAAGCTTGTGTTGGCATGCTCGATCCTGCATAACTGGATTTTAGGCTTTGGCATTGATGAAATAGTGCCTGATGAGGAGGGTTTCACTGGCACACAACAAGATCCACTAGATGACAATGGTAGCCAGAGCCAAGAATCCAGTGCCATGGCTGCAAAGAGGGATGCCATTTGCAATGTTATGTGGGAAGGGAGGGGAAGCTCTAGGATATGATGGTTTGTTTATCCTGCTATGGAACTCATGTTTGTTTGATGATAATGTAATAATATGATGGACATGGCTGAGACCATTTGACTCTTCTTGTTGTGCTGATATTATTATACTAATTTGTACATGCAAACCAGTGGTAAGATGCCTTCAGTCCCAGCTGGTGATCAGGGTGGGTTTGTCCCAGCTACTGATGTGATGACTGAGATGATAAGGGTTGGTGCTAGTGCAGCAGCTAACGCTGATGATGCTACTGCATCTAGTGCCGGTGCTGCTCCAGCAGCAGCTGGTCTTGTTGCTGTTGTTCCCAGGGGTCCTAGGGCAATGAGGTGGAACAACAACACCTCTGGATTTATTCTTAGGAGGATGGCTCAACTTCTTAGTGATGGTAGCAGGCCTGATAAGGTCTTCAAGGACAAGGATGTCAACTCTGTGGCCAAAGCCCTTAAGGAGTACAGTGGGGAGGCAGTGAGCCCAACTCAGGTGTATAACCACTTGAGGAAATGGAGGCAAAAATGGTCTAGGGTGTCTAAGCTCAAAGACCTTAGTGGGGCTTTATGGGATAGTGACTCCAATGCTATCTTGCTTGATCAGGAGCACTACCTTGGCCACTGCAAGGTAGCACTATGATTTGTTTCCTATGTCTCCTTGCTTTTTTTACTTGTCTAAAACACTATCTTTTCAATTACTTGATCAGGACCATCCAAAAGATGCAGAGTTCCTAAACTGCCCTATTAGGTTCTACACTGAGATGGAGGCCATTTTTGGCCATGCTATGGCCACTGGCAAATTTGCACTTGGTTCTGGTGAAGCCTTAGGACAGAACCAGGTTGATAGTGTTGCTGCCAAGGTTGAGGGACCTGCCTTCACCTATATCTCTGAAGAGAGAGCACAAACTGATGTTGGAGAGGGTAGCAAGGCCACCGAGATCCCCTCCATAGCTGTGGGTaggaagaggaagagagggaACTTCAGTGAGGATGAGATGCTTATGTTGACCAATATGTCTGATGCAGTGAACAATGTGGCTAATGCCCTTAGAGAGACTGGACCTGCCCATGTGGATGGTAACCTCTACCTAGCTGTGATGGAGATGCCTGGCTATT
This portion of the Zea mays cultivar B73 chromosome 2, Zm-B73-REFERENCE-NAM-5.0, whole genome shotgun sequence genome encodes:
- the LOC109944074 gene encoding protein ALP1-like → MVSFVTTRLKRKRFDPEVEPDPLVYVLREQSELHRQRTLNMIYNSTDVECISMLRMKRAPFFALCTTFRERGLVTDREGVSVEEQVAMFLHVVGHNQRFRVVHQAFRRSIQTVHKHFHQVLYAVGELRKELIKAPSPTTHPKITGSYRWNPYLKDCIGAIDGTHVLARVPRHMQQAFRGRKTNPTQNVMVAVDFDLKFTYVLAGWEGSAHDALILADAIERDDGFTVPQGKFYLVDAGYACRTGFLPPFRGVRYHLSEFGSRNRPTNARELFNLRHSSLRVTVERAIGALKNRFRILDNKPFHKYKTQVKLVLACSILHNWILGFGIDEIVPDEEGFTGTQQDPLDDNGSQSQESSAMAAKRDAICNVMWEGRGSSRI
- the LOC103647699 gene encoding uncharacterized protein gives rise to the protein MQTSGKMPSVPAGDQGGFVPATDVMTEMIRVGASAAANADDATASSAGAAPAAAGLVAVVPRGPRAMRWNNNTSGFILRRMAQLLSDGSRPDKVFKDKDVNSVAKALKEYSGEAVSPTQVYNHLRKWRQKWSRVSKLKDLSGALWDSDSNAILLDQEHYLGHCKDHPKDAEFLNCPIRFYTEMEAIFGHAMATGKFALGSGEALGQNQVDSVAAKVEGPAFTYISEERAQTDVGEGSKATEIPSIAVGRKRKRGNFSEDEMLMLTNMSDAVNNVANALRETGPAHVDGNLYLAVMEMPGYSEEALIVAYTFLLDNKAQGRGFVHMTEAHRNIWLRTFLAKNYYM